One Ahaetulla prasina isolate Xishuangbanna chromosome 1, ASM2864084v1, whole genome shotgun sequence DNA window includes the following coding sequences:
- the LOC131203997 gene encoding tetraspanin-6-like, producing the protein MDVARKMTAEKRSSWEWCIKIALWMIVLVYWVAGGVLIITGVCIQVKLQNAFVVLNEAASGVPVTITVIGALILILSGFGAIALFISNKAMIKLFTGLLVLFLITETLVVATAYACRIKLLQTVSKDFMRILNKYDKIVVVTKGVDNLQAEFQCCGVENYSDWRNTTFGLRSSSVPKSCCKVPVENCVTLLNKDMVGVNQEGCLLKLKLWTERNISTLGGLAVLIVIGQVSIIGLNKGLQ; encoded by the exons ATGGACGTAGCCAGGAAAATGACAGCAGAAAAGAGAAGTTCATGGGAGTGGTGCATTAAAATTGCTTTATGGATGATTGTTTTGGTATATTGG GTTGCTGGTGGTGTGTTAATAATCACAGGTGTGTGTATTCAAGTGAAACTCCAGAATGCTTTTGTGGTACTGAATGAAGCTGCTTCAGGAGTACCTGTGACTATAACAGTTATTGGTGCGCTTATTCTCATTCTGTCTGGCTTTGGAGCAATTGCTTTATTCATATCTAACAAAGCCATGATCAAATTG tTCACAGGTTTGCTGGTGTTGTTCCTGATCACTGAAACCCTAGTTGTTGCCACTGCCTATGCATGCAGAATAAAG CTACTACAGACTGTATCCAAAGATTTCATGAGGATTCTGAACAAGTATGATAAGATAGTGGTGGTCACTAAGGGGGTGGATAATCTCCAGGCAGAG TTTCAATGCTGTGGTGTGGAGAACTATTCAGACTGGAGAAACACAACCTTTGGACTGcgctcttcctctgtccccaaaagCTGCTGCAAAGTGCCTGTGGAAAACTGTGTTACTCTTCTAAACAAAGATATGGTTGGCGTTAATCAGGAG GGCTGTCTTCTAAAACTAAAGCTATGGACTGAAAGAAACATTTCTACACTTGGAGGACTTGCAGTTCTTATAGTAATTGGTCAGGTAAGCATAATAGGCTTAAATAAAGGACTACAGTAA